The following proteins are co-located in the Macaca thibetana thibetana isolate TM-01 chromosome 6, ASM2454274v1, whole genome shotgun sequence genome:
- the LECT2 gene encoding leukocyte cell-derived chemotaxin-2: MFSTKVLLLAGLISTALAGPWANICAGKSSNEIRTCDRHGCGQYSAQRSQRPHQGVDILCSAGSTVYAPFTGMIVGQEKPYQNKNAINNGVRISGRGFCVKMFYIKPIKYKGPVKKGEKLGTLLPLQKVYPGIQSHVHIENCDLSDPTAYL; encoded by the exons ATGTTTTCCACCAAAGTCCTCCTTTTGGCTGGTCTGATTTCTACTG CACTGGCAGGGCCATGGGCTAATATATGTGCTGGCAAGTCTTCCAACGAGATCCGGACGTGTGACCGCCATGGCTGTGGACAGTACTCTGCTCAAAG AAGTCAGAGGCCTCACCAGGGTGTGGACATCTTGTGCTCTGCTGGATCTACTGTGTATGCACCATTCACTGGAATGATTGTGGGCCAGGAGAAACCttatcaaaacaaaaatgctatCAATAATGGTGTTCGAATATCTGGAAGAG gtttttgtGTCAAAATGTTCTACATTAAGCCAATTAAGTATAAAGGTCCTGTTAAGAAGGGAGAAAAACTTGGAACTCTATTGCCCTTGCAGAAAGTTTATCCTGGCATACAGTCGCACGTGCACATTGAAAACTGTGACTTGAGTGACCCTACTGCATACCTGTAA
- the LOC126955993 gene encoding putative F-box/LRR-repeat protein 21, which produces MKRNSLSVENKIVQLSGAVKQPKLGFYSSLNQTHTHTVRLDWGSLPHHVVLRIFQYLPLLDRARASSVCRRWNEVFHIPDLWRKFEFELNQSATSYFKSTHPDLIQQIIKKHSAHLQYVSFKVDSSVESAEAACGILSQLVNCSIQTLGLISTAKPSFMNVSESHFVSALTVVFINSKSLSSIKIEDTPVDDPSLKILVANNSDTLRLLKISSCPHVSSDGILCVADHCQGLRELALNYYILTDELLFALSSETHVNLEHLRIDVVSENPGQIKFHAIKKHSWDALIKHSPRVNVVMYFFLCEEEFEMFFKEETPVTHLYFGCSVSKVVLGRIALNCPRLTELVVCANGLQPLDNELICVAEHCTNLTALGLSECEVSCSAFVEFVRLCGRRLTQLSIMEEVLIPDEDYSLDEIHTEVSKYLGRVWFPDVMPLW; this is translated from the exons ATGAAGAGGAACAGTTTATCTGTTGAGAATAAAATTGTCCAGTTGTCAGGAGCAGTGAAACAGCCAAAACTTGGGTTCTACTCCTCTCTCAACCAGACTCATACACACACGGTTCGTCTAGACTGGGGGAGTTTGCCTCACCATGTAGTATTACGAATTTTTCAGTATCTTCCTTTACTAGATCGGGCCCGTGCATCTTCTGTATGTAGGAGATGGAATGAAGTTTTTCATATTCCTGACCTTTGGAGAAAGTTTGAATTTGAACTGAACCAGTCAGCTACTTCATATTTTAAGTCCACTCATCCTGATCTCATTCAGCAGATCATTAAAAAGCATTCTGCCCATCTTCAATATGTCAGCtttaag GTTGACAGTAGTGTCGAGTCAGCAGAAGCTGCCTGTGGTATACTCTCTCAGCTGGTAAATTGTTCCATCCAGACCTTGGGCTTGATTTCAACAGCCAAGCCAAGTTTCATGAATGTATCAGAG TCTCATTTTGTGTCAGCACTTACAGTTGTTTTTATCAACTCAAAATCATTATCATCAATCAAAATTGAAGATACACCGGTGGATGATCCTTCATTGAAGATTCTTGTGGCCAATAATAGTGACACTCTAAGACTCCTAAAAATAAGTAGCTGTCCTCATGTTTCATCTGATG GAATTCTTTGTGTAGCTGATCATTGTCAAGGCCTTAGAGAACTGGCGTTGAATTATTACATCCTAACTGATGAACTTCTCTTTGCGCTCTCAAGCGAGACTCATGTTAACCTTGAACATCTTCGAATTGATGTTGTGAGTGAAAATCCTGGACAGATTAAATTTCATGCTATTAAAAAACACAGTTGGGATGCACTTATTAAACATTCCCCTAGAGTTAATGTTGTTATGTACTTCTTTCTATGTGAAGAGGAATTTGAGATGTTCTTCAAAGAAGAAACCCCTGTTACTCACCTTTATTTTGGTTGTTCAGTCAGCAAAGTGGTTTTAGGACGGATAGCTCTCAACTGTCCTCGACTGACTGAGTTAGTGGTGTGTGCTAATGGTCTTCAGCCTCTTGATAATGAACTTATTTGTGTTGCTGAACACTGTACAAACCTAACAGCCTTGGGCCTCAGCGAATGTGAAGTCAGCTGCAGTGCCTTCGTCGAGTTTGTAAGACTGTGTGGGAGAAGGCTAACACAGCTCTCTATAATGGAGGAAGTTTTGATCCCTGATGAGGATTATAGCCTAGATGAAATTCACACTGAAGTCTCCAAATACCTGGGAAGAGTATGGTTCCCTGATGTGATGCCTCTCTGGTAA